Proteins co-encoded in one Flavobacterium fluviale genomic window:
- a CDS encoding SRPBCC family protein — MGTSTSLQKTASKSNVNVSTFERILMSAAGSYLLYKGLSQEKKNITQITSGGAMLARGISGYCPVYSAVDHLKNDKSSNVNIRTSITINRPINEVYAFWRNLENLPKFMNHLESVKTLNSTQSEWTAKGPAGIGTISWKAAIIKDQKEKLLSWQSLDEAPVKNFGKVLFKAVGNATEIEVTISYRAPLGIAGQGAAKLLNPLFEKIVHDDIQGLKSYLETEKE; from the coding sequence ATGGGAACTTCAACATCATTACAAAAAACAGCTTCAAAGAGCAATGTAAACGTGTCAACATTTGAGCGCATCTTAATGTCGGCTGCAGGCTCTTATCTTTTATATAAAGGTTTGTCACAGGAAAAGAAAAATATTACCCAGATTACATCTGGAGGAGCGATGCTGGCAAGGGGAATTAGTGGTTACTGTCCTGTTTACAGCGCTGTAGACCATCTAAAAAATGATAAAAGTTCCAATGTTAACATCCGAACAAGTATTACAATCAACAGGCCGATTAACGAAGTTTATGCTTTCTGGCGTAATTTAGAAAATCTGCCAAAATTCATGAATCATTTGGAATCTGTAAAAACCCTTAACAGTACACAGTCTGAATGGACTGCAAAAGGTCCTGCAGGAATTGGAACAATAAGCTGGAAAGCTGCGATTATTAAAGATCAGAAAGAAAAATTGTTAAGCTGGCAGTCTCTAGATGAAGCTCCAGTTAAAAACTTTGGAAAGGTGCTTTTTAAAGCCGTTGGAAACGCTACTGAAATTGAAGTAACAATTTCCTACCGTGCCCCTCTTGGAATTGCCGGACAAGGAGCTGCAAAACTTCTTAACCCTCTTTTTGAAAAGATAGTACACGATGATATTCAAGGACTAAAATCTTACCTAGAAACTGAAAAAGAGTAA
- a CDS encoding PAS domain S-box protein, which produces MNSVNTTQDYFFLQNGGEAAEIIRNFHWSDTSVGAMENWPESLKNTLATMLSSKFPMFLWWGEDLIQFYNDSYRPSLGNEGKHPKAMGQKASDCWPEIWYFIYPLISKVLTTGESVWYDDLLLPIYRNGKMEDVYWTFSYSPIRDDERHIKGVLVVCNETTEKVSYNQKLKESKEELEFAINAAEFGTFDLNPLTNKFSANTRLKNWFGLKAEDEILLDNALAAIADPDRKRVVDAINRALQYESGGKYDIEYTIINPRTKKQRTVHALGKAWFDEHKNVYRFNGTLQDISAHKKAAEELLKSRQLTDLTIKSMGLGLFNVDFKDNSIDYSPEFSLLLSGKIKHKLTRRDFLKYVHPDDLHLRAEAIETGMETGTFYYTPRVIWDDGSIHRIAVSAARMINAEGKPAAFSGTVADITEQEENRVALQLAESRLVQTKLEADRLFRNVTDSSPTGLWLSDMEGTLTYFNKTLIDFTGLSEEVLLSGGWSSIIVEEDLKTAITSYLEAIARKGHFDVLFRAKKHTGETIWCRAAGDPFYDAEGQYAGYAGFCMDMDEIISGRKALAESEQRISLMIEQSPVAICLFTGTNMKIEIANDMMIGYWGKDKSVIGQPMEEAVPELKGQPFMKILEQVYRTGETYYGRAEPAELKVNDVISTYYFDFTYSPIRNAKGEIYGIMDIAIDVTDRVIADKKLEETRMALAGAIELAELATWKLDLHANTFFCSTRFKHWLGLENHSSTKEELFSLIAESHRQKVISSIEHALIPGASAFYDYEFPISSKLTGQVRIIHANAQLIYGKDGLPECLSGTAQDVTKERELQEELKFKVKERTAELHAANTELEINNQELQQFAYIASHDLQEPVRKISIFTEMLKESLDKNPDKVKMYIDKIITSTKRMKNLIKDVLGYSRLSSNSKTFEPVDLNLIMHDIVNDFDLTIEQKSALVLFEGLPIIEAIPLQMSQLFGNLIGNALKYSKADVAPNISIRSEEVPLAIVNELSLNNAQQYVKVEVIDNGIGFNQIHAEQIFNIFQRLHGKDEFAGTGIGLAMCRRILQNHNGIITANSQEGAGTTFTVIIPVKQIYN; this is translated from the coding sequence TTGAACAGCGTCAATACTACACAGGACTATTTTTTTCTTCAAAATGGCGGGGAAGCTGCTGAAATAATTCGAAATTTCCACTGGTCCGATACTTCTGTCGGTGCAATGGAGAATTGGCCGGAAAGTCTTAAAAATACACTGGCTACCATGCTGTCTTCCAAGTTCCCTATGTTTCTTTGGTGGGGAGAAGATCTGATTCAATTTTATAATGATTCCTATCGCCCGAGTTTAGGAAATGAAGGAAAGCATCCTAAAGCCATGGGGCAGAAAGCATCAGACTGCTGGCCTGAAATCTGGTACTTTATTTATCCGTTAATTTCAAAAGTACTCACTACGGGCGAAAGCGTTTGGTATGATGACCTGCTGCTTCCTATTTACCGAAATGGAAAGATGGAAGATGTATATTGGACTTTTAGTTACAGTCCGATACGCGATGACGAACGCCATATTAAAGGTGTTTTGGTTGTCTGTAACGAAACTACCGAAAAGGTAAGTTACAACCAAAAATTAAAAGAGAGTAAAGAAGAACTGGAATTTGCTATAAATGCAGCCGAGTTTGGAACTTTTGATCTTAATCCATTAACCAATAAATTCTCTGCGAATACAAGACTTAAAAATTGGTTTGGACTTAAAGCAGAAGATGAAATTCTGTTGGACAATGCCTTAGCTGCGATTGCAGACCCCGACAGAAAACGTGTTGTAGACGCGATAAACAGAGCGCTTCAATATGAATCGGGTGGTAAATATGATATTGAATACACTATTATAAATCCGCGAACAAAAAAACAAAGAACAGTTCATGCTTTGGGAAAGGCATGGTTTGATGAACATAAAAATGTTTACCGATTCAATGGCACGCTGCAAGATATATCGGCACACAAAAAAGCCGCTGAAGAATTACTGAAATCACGCCAGCTTACAGACCTTACTATAAAAAGTATGGGACTTGGACTTTTTAATGTTGATTTTAAAGACAACAGCATCGATTATTCACCTGAATTTTCACTACTGCTTTCTGGAAAAATAAAACATAAATTAACACGCAGGGATTTTCTAAAATATGTACATCCAGACGATCTGCACCTTCGCGCTGAAGCAATAGAAACAGGAATGGAGACCGGCACTTTTTACTATACTCCAAGAGTCATCTGGGATGATGGAAGCATACACCGAATTGCGGTCTCGGCAGCGAGAATGATTAATGCAGAAGGAAAACCCGCTGCTTTTTCGGGCACGGTTGCGGATATTACAGAACAGGAAGAAAACAGAGTGGCACTACAGCTGGCAGAGTCACGCCTCGTTCAAACGAAACTAGAGGCTGACAGATTGTTCCGTAACGTTACAGACAGTTCTCCAACAGGACTTTGGCTTTCTGATATGGAAGGAACACTGACTTACTTTAATAAAACCTTAATAGATTTTACAGGACTCAGTGAAGAAGTACTTCTAAGCGGCGGATGGTCGTCGATTATTGTTGAAGAAGATCTTAAAACTGCCATTACTTCTTATCTAGAAGCCATTGCCAGAAAAGGACATTTTGACGTTCTTTTCAGGGCAAAAAAACATACAGGAGAAACCATCTGGTGCAGAGCTGCCGGAGATCCTTTTTATGATGCCGAAGGACAATATGCAGGTTATGCAGGCTTTTGCATGGACATGGATGAAATCATTTCGGGAAGAAAAGCACTTGCAGAAAGTGAACAGCGCATCAGCTTGATGATTGAGCAGTCTCCCGTTGCCATCTGTCTTTTCACAGGCACTAATATGAAAATAGAGATTGCCAACGATATGATGATTGGTTATTGGGGAAAAGACAAATCGGTTATCGGACAGCCTATGGAAGAAGCTGTTCCAGAACTCAAAGGACAGCCTTTTATGAAAATTCTCGAACAAGTGTATCGTACGGGAGAAACCTATTACGGGCGTGCAGAACCCGCAGAGCTAAAAGTAAATGATGTTATAAGCACGTATTATTTTGACTTTACCTATAGTCCTATTCGTAATGCGAAAGGGGAAATTTACGGCATTATGGATATTGCCATTGATGTTACTGATCGCGTAATTGCTGATAAAAAACTTGAAGAGACCAGAATGGCACTTGCAGGAGCTATAGAACTCGCTGAACTAGCAACATGGAAACTAGACCTTCACGCAAATACATTTTTCTGTTCGACGAGATTTAAACACTGGCTTGGACTTGAGAATCATAGTTCGACTAAAGAAGAGCTTTTTAGTCTGATCGCAGAAAGCCACAGGCAGAAAGTCATCAGCTCTATTGAACACGCCTTAATTCCAGGAGCATCTGCTTTTTATGATTATGAATTCCCAATAAGCAGTAAGCTAACAGGGCAAGTTCGTATAATTCATGCCAATGCACAGCTGATCTACGGTAAAGACGGTCTGCCCGAATGCCTTAGCGGAACAGCGCAGGATGTAACCAAGGAAAGAGAACTTCAGGAAGAGCTTAAATTTAAAGTAAAAGAGCGTACTGCAGAACTGCATGCCGCCAATACCGAACTTGAAATTAATAATCAGGAACTGCAGCAATTTGCTTACATTGCCTCTCATGACTTGCAGGAACCTGTTAGAAAGATCAGCATTTTTACAGAAATGCTTAAGGAAAGCTTAGACAAGAATCCAGATAAAGTCAAAATGTACATTGATAAAATTATTACATCTACCAAAAGGATGAAAAACCTTATCAAAGATGTACTTGGATACTCCAGACTTTCGAGCAATTCTAAAACATTTGAACCAGTTGATCTAAACCTCATCATGCACGACATTGTAAATGACTTTGACCTGACTATTGAGCAGAAAAGCGCATTGGTCTTGTTTGAAGGGCTGCCAATCATAGAAGCCATACCTTTGCAGATGTCACAGCTATTTGGAAACTTGATTGGAAATGCATTAAAATACAGTAAAGCTGATGTAGCTCCGAATATTTCAATTAGATCAGAAGAAGTACCACTTGCGATTGTAAACGAACTTTCTTTGAATAATGCGCAGCAATATGTTAAAGTCGAAGTAATCGATAATGGAATTGGTTTTAACCAAATTCATGCTGAGCAGATTTTTAACATTTTCCAAAGACTGCATGGAAAGGATGAATTTGCGGGAACTGGAATCGGGCTGGCGATGTGCCGAAGAATACTTCAGAATCACAATGGAATTATAACAGCAAATTCTCAAGAAGGCGCTGGTACTACCTTTACCGTTATTATTCCAGTAAAACAGATTTATAACTAA
- a CDS encoding response regulator, with the protein MKIVFLIDDDPDDREIFEESLLSLDVPLKFEEAANGKEAVEKLSSSDFQKPDLIFLDINMPIMDGWQFLKHIKKDENFNDIPVVIYSTSSSQEDKALAVKHQASEFITKPYSISSLRQELKKTIFTFLSAE; encoded by the coding sequence ATGAAAATAGTATTTTTAATAGACGACGATCCAGATGATCGCGAAATATTTGAAGAATCTTTATTATCGTTAGATGTGCCTTTAAAATTCGAAGAGGCTGCTAACGGAAAAGAAGCTGTTGAAAAATTGAGTTCTTCAGACTTTCAAAAACCTGATTTGATTTTTCTCGACATCAATATGCCTATTATGGACGGATGGCAGTTTTTAAAACATATCAAAAAGGATGAAAACTTTAATGATATTCCAGTTGTTATCTATTCTACATCTTCAAGTCAGGAAGATAAGGCATTAGCTGTAAAGCATCAGGCTTCAGAATTCATAACAAAACCGTATTCAATTTCAAGTCTTCGTCAGGAATTGAAGAAAACCATCTTTACGTTTTTATCTGCTGAATAG
- a CDS encoding CheR family methyltransferase, which yields MNRTKEIENKNTPQSYPVVGIGTAASEIEILKKIILEIPAVSGMSYLIIENLYFPQSENLVEKLGSHAKIPVVEIVNDINLQPDHIYIIPENNFLVLENGLLKLKPRTRSSRVNNCLDLFFESLANVYSTYAFGVILSSNALDGAAGLKKLKEFGGATIAVLPNKNQNKNATEFIDYFAEPEKIVSQLLEIQNSYLVNHAYFEEEIAENEQELFKEIVSIVSLKTGTDFHHYKYQTLRRRIAKRMVNTKQDTIEKYLNLLKINTKEQDLLFYDFLIPVTYFFRDELYFENLSSTVFPALIENLDSKNLRIWCAGCSTGEEAYSLAICIDEYLRKTNNQELKIQIFASDLSEKCIAKARAGVYTLQDLKNLSEERIEQYFTKRDSGYHVNKNIRDKCVFAIHDLTKDAPFAKIDLVSCRNVLIYFDSHLQNQILEAFHYALRDNGFLFLGKTESANNVQNLFTVIEKQEKIFKRKHNDSKPKTFRPDFTIAASKVKNNISFSKNEVDFRKIASDILLEQYSPAAVIINEDLEIVHFHGDTSPFLQPPVGKPSFNILNMVYDEIGFELRNAILKARNEKKNFSGENIIVKKQSFLTSFEVIFLPSNLELLLIIFCKKTILPPEQNSTGNSRTEELERELLQLRGDFKRVTEEQQIYFEELQTTNEELLSSTDELQLINEELETSAEELQSNNKELSCINNELQDGRDELASMRNFYESIVNTIREPLIIIDKDFIVKSANPSFYRFFKTHQEKIEGFSIFEITDGQWNIPQFKENVLKKVTQRTVVENFKIEFRSNTGDPQIMILNASPISNSVPDGMILIALEDVTELEHSGETLKSKNIELLEHNKQLESFTEAASNNLLEPIRKIYMFGKKVLDNENNLTESGRHNVKRLLSSAVNMNQLIEDLIDYSKINFSKKEFKKTDLNVLLKKILSDLKTSINAYKAVITNDPLPTIKIIAPQIQLLLTHLIANSIKYARQGTTPEIKIGISYPESEAVIELGADAEMKYIQIYVSDNGIGFNKNFEKLIFKPFYKLDSNDLHYGSGLGLTLVQKIAANHKGFINVSSEPSVGTTISVYLPLLDL from the coding sequence ATGAACAGAACAAAGGAGATAGAAAACAAGAACACTCCGCAATCATATCCAGTTGTTGGTATTGGTACCGCAGCATCAGAAATTGAGATTTTAAAAAAGATAATTCTCGAAATTCCCGCAGTATCTGGAATGAGTTATTTGATTATCGAAAATTTGTATTTTCCACAATCTGAAAACTTAGTCGAGAAGCTTGGATCCCATGCTAAAATTCCAGTTGTTGAAATTGTAAATGATATCAATTTACAGCCCGACCATATTTATATTATTCCTGAAAACAATTTTCTAGTCTTAGAAAACGGATTACTAAAGCTAAAACCGCGTACCCGAAGCAGCCGAGTTAATAATTGCCTTGACTTATTTTTTGAATCTCTCGCTAATGTCTATAGTACTTATGCTTTTGGTGTTATACTTTCTTCCAATGCGTTAGACGGAGCTGCAGGACTTAAAAAATTAAAAGAATTTGGCGGTGCGACAATTGCTGTTTTGCCAAATAAAAACCAAAATAAGAATGCAACTGAATTTATAGATTACTTTGCCGAACCTGAAAAAATTGTTTCGCAATTACTCGAAATACAAAACAGTTATTTAGTCAATCATGCTTATTTTGAAGAAGAAATAGCAGAGAACGAACAAGAACTTTTTAAAGAAATTGTTTCAATTGTATCTCTAAAAACAGGCACCGACTTCCATCATTACAAATATCAAACCCTGCGCCGTCGTATTGCTAAAAGAATGGTAAATACAAAGCAGGACACGATCGAAAAATACTTGAATTTACTTAAAATCAATACTAAAGAACAAGATCTTTTATTTTATGATTTTCTGATTCCTGTAACATACTTTTTTAGAGATGAGTTGTATTTTGAAAATTTGTCTTCGACTGTTTTTCCTGCTCTAATTGAAAATTTAGACAGTAAAAACCTCAGAATATGGTGTGCCGGCTGTTCAACTGGTGAAGAAGCATATTCTCTTGCTATCTGCATTGACGAGTATCTTAGAAAAACAAATAATCAAGAACTAAAAATTCAAATTTTTGCTTCCGATTTGTCTGAAAAATGTATTGCAAAAGCCCGTGCAGGCGTTTATACTTTACAAGATTTAAAAAACTTAAGTGAAGAAAGAATCGAACAGTATTTTACTAAAAGGGACAGCGGTTATCATGTCAACAAAAACATACGCGATAAATGTGTTTTTGCAATACACGACCTAACCAAAGATGCGCCTTTTGCCAAAATCGATTTGGTCTCGTGCCGAAATGTATTGATATACTTTGATTCGCATTTACAAAATCAAATATTAGAAGCTTTTCATTACGCGCTTAGAGACAACGGATTTTTGTTTTTAGGCAAAACAGAATCGGCAAACAATGTCCAGAATTTGTTTACTGTAATAGAAAAACAGGAAAAAATATTTAAGCGGAAACATAATGACAGTAAACCTAAAACTTTTCGTCCTGATTTTACTATTGCAGCCAGTAAAGTAAAGAATAATATATCTTTCTCAAAAAACGAAGTAGATTTCAGAAAAATTGCTTCTGATATATTATTAGAACAGTATTCACCTGCAGCCGTAATTATTAACGAGGATTTAGAAATTGTCCATTTTCATGGCGATACCAGTCCTTTTTTACAGCCTCCTGTTGGAAAACCAAGTTTTAATATTCTAAATATGGTTTATGATGAGATTGGGTTTGAATTAAGAAATGCCATTTTAAAGGCACGAAATGAGAAAAAAAACTTTTCTGGAGAAAATATCATCGTAAAAAAACAATCTTTTTTAACGTCTTTTGAAGTTATTTTTCTCCCTTCAAACCTAGAATTGCTCTTGATAATTTTTTGCAAAAAAACTATTCTGCCACCAGAACAAAACAGCACGGGTAATAGCCGCACAGAAGAGCTTGAGAGAGAGTTACTACAGCTGCGTGGTGATTTTAAAAGAGTTACCGAAGAACAGCAAATTTATTTTGAAGAACTCCAAACCACCAATGAAGAATTATTAAGCAGTACGGATGAATTGCAGCTTATCAATGAAGAACTAGAAACTTCGGCAGAAGAACTTCAATCCAATAATAAAGAATTATCATGCATCAATAATGAACTTCAGGATGGCCGTGATGAACTCGCCTCTATGCGTAATTTCTACGAATCAATCGTTAATACCATACGAGAACCATTAATTATTATTGATAAAGATTTTATAGTCAAAAGTGCTAATCCCTCTTTTTATAGATTTTTTAAAACCCATCAGGAAAAAATAGAAGGTTTTTCAATTTTTGAAATCACTGACGGTCAATGGAATATTCCTCAATTTAAAGAAAATGTTTTAAAGAAAGTAACGCAGCGTACAGTTGTCGAAAACTTTAAAATAGAATTCCGTTCTAATACCGGCGATCCGCAGATTATGATTTTAAACGCCTCCCCTATTTCAAACTCAGTTCCAGACGGCATGATTCTTATCGCCCTTGAAGATGTTACAGAACTTGAACACAGCGGTGAAACTTTAAAAAGTAAAAATATAGAACTTTTAGAGCACAACAAACAATTGGAATCTTTTACAGAAGCGGCAAGTAATAACCTGCTCGAACCCATTCGGAAAATATATATGTTCGGAAAAAAAGTATTGGATAACGAAAACAATCTAACCGAATCCGGAAGACATAATGTAAAAAGGCTACTAAGTTCTGCTGTAAACATGAACCAGCTTATTGAAGATCTTATAGATTATTCAAAAATTAATTTTTCTAAAAAAGAATTTAAAAAAACAGACCTTAATGTACTTCTTAAAAAAATACTCAGCGACTTAAAAACGTCTATCAATGCTTATAAAGCTGTTATAACAAATGATCCTCTTCCGACCATTAAAATTATAGCGCCGCAAATACAGCTACTGCTTACGCATTTAATTGCAAATTCTATAAAATATGCCAGACAAGGCACCACGCCAGAAATTAAAATTGGAATAAGCTATCCTGAATCTGAAGCAGTTATTGAATTAGGCGCCGATGCGGAAATGAAGTACATTCAGATCTATGTAAGTGACAACGGAATTGGTTTTAATAAAAATTTTGAAAAATTAATTTTCAAGCCTTTCTACAAACTAGACAGCAACGATCTGCATTACGGCAGCGGACTTGGATTAACTCTTGTACAAAAAATTGCAGCCAATCATAAAGGTTTTATAAATGTTTCCAGCGAACCTTCTGTGGGAACTACAATAAGTGTTTATCTTCCTTTATTAGACCTTTAA
- a CDS encoding catalase, with amino-acid sequence MKNFQDEKQRDLSINKSDGTNKFLTTDQGLRINDDNNSLKAGERGPSLLEDFILREKITHFDHERIPERIVHARGSGAHGFFEVTNPIPELTKAGFLKEKGLKTPVFARFSTVAGSRGSTDLARDARGFAVKFYTQEGIYDLVANNIPVFFIQDAAKFPDLIHAVKPEPHNEIPQAASAHDTFWDFISLMPESMHMIMWVMSDRAIPRSYRMMEGFGVHTFRLINEQEESVFVKFHWKPKLGTHAVAWDEAQKISGKNPDFHREDLWEAIETGNFPEWELGVQVIPAEDENKYEFDLLDPTKLVPEELVPVTIVGRMVLNKNPDNFFAETEQIAFHPGHIVPGIDFSNDPLLQGRLFSYTDTQLSRLGSPNFHEIPINRSVAPVHNNQRDGHMRQEINKGRVSYHPNSLGGGCPYQAQIEQGGFSSFNERVDAHKVRERSESFNDHFGQAKLFFNSQTPEEKSHIVKALRFELGKVETTAIRVRVLGLLSQIDTTLAEKVALGLGATVPPILETPINKGVSPENEGGSQEPQTIESSVSASEALSMITNPTNSPTIASRKVAIICSDGVSEAAVLNIKRALKKEDAKGCIIAPHLGSIVTDADGAVAAEFSFLTASSVLFDAVYIPHGLGLNALAENDDLFEFLNDAYKHCKVIGADGEASEILSSAPFASKITNDDEGIILTSEAATEGFAQDFITAMTKHRFWQREPNLYN; translated from the coding sequence ATGAAAAATTTTCAAGACGAAAAACAACGCGATTTATCGATCAACAAATCAGATGGCACTAACAAATTTCTAACCACAGATCAAGGCCTTCGAATTAATGATGATAACAACTCGCTGAAAGCCGGGGAAAGAGGACCATCTCTACTCGAGGATTTCATTTTAAGGGAAAAAATAACACATTTTGACCACGAAAGAATTCCAGAAAGAATTGTTCACGCACGCGGTTCAGGGGCACATGGATTTTTTGAAGTAACCAATCCAATTCCAGAATTAACTAAAGCAGGTTTTCTTAAAGAAAAAGGCCTTAAAACTCCTGTATTTGCACGATTTTCTACAGTTGCAGGATCAAGAGGCTCGACAGATCTTGCCAGAGATGCCAGAGGATTCGCGGTTAAATTTTATACTCAAGAAGGTATTTATGATTTAGTTGCCAATAACATCCCAGTGTTCTTTATACAAGATGCTGCAAAATTTCCCGATCTTATTCACGCAGTAAAACCAGAACCTCATAATGAAATACCCCAAGCAGCATCTGCACATGATACATTTTGGGATTTCATTTCACTAATGCCAGAATCAATGCACATGATCATGTGGGTAATGTCTGATCGCGCCATTCCTAGAAGTTATAGAATGATGGAAGGTTTTGGTGTGCACACTTTCAGACTGATCAACGAACAGGAAGAATCGGTTTTTGTGAAATTTCACTGGAAACCTAAATTAGGAACCCACGCGGTTGCTTGGGACGAAGCGCAGAAAATTTCAGGAAAAAATCCAGATTTCCATAGAGAAGACCTTTGGGAAGCCATCGAAACTGGAAATTTCCCAGAATGGGAATTGGGCGTTCAGGTAATTCCTGCCGAAGATGAAAATAAATACGAATTTGATCTTCTTGACCCAACAAAACTGGTTCCAGAAGAATTAGTTCCCGTGACTATTGTCGGTCGAATGGTTCTGAATAAAAATCCAGATAATTTCTTCGCAGAAACAGAACAAATTGCTTTTCACCCAGGCCATATCGTGCCAGGAATAGATTTTAGTAATGATCCTCTTTTACAAGGAAGACTTTTTTCATATACGGATACACAACTTTCTAGATTAGGAAGTCCAAACTTTCATGAAATTCCAATTAACAGAAGCGTAGCTCCAGTTCACAATAATCAGCGTGATGGACATATGCGTCAGGAAATTAATAAAGGCCGTGTAAGTTATCATCCAAATTCACTTGGCGGAGGCTGTCCTTATCAAGCACAAATTGAACAAGGAGGTTTTTCAAGTTTTAATGAAAGAGTTGATGCACACAAAGTAAGAGAAAGAAGCGAGAGCTTTAATGATCATTTTGGACAGGCAAAATTGTTTTTTAACAGTCAGACTCCAGAAGAAAAAAGTCATATCGTAAAAGCGCTGCGTTTTGAACTTGGAAAAGTGGAAACGACAGCGATTAGAGTTAGAGTTTTAGGATTACTTTCTCAAATTGATACGACTCTTGCCGAAAAAGTAGCACTAGGACTTGGAGCTACAGTACCTCCAATTTTAGAAACGCCGATTAACAAAGGTGTATCTCCGGAAAACGAAGGCGGATCACAGGAACCGCAGACAATAGAATCAAGTGTTTCTGCTTCAGAAGCATTAAGTATGATTACTAATCCAACAAATTCACCAACAATTGCTTCAAGAAAAGTTGCTATTATTTGTTCTGATGGTGTATCTGAAGCTGCTGTGCTGAATATAAAAAGAGCACTTAAGAAAGAAGATGCCAAAGGATGCATTATTGCACCTCATCTTGGATCTATTGTAACAGATGCTGATGGCGCTGTTGCAGCCGAATTTAGTTTTTTAACTGCTTCATCTGTTTTATTTGACGCTGTTTATATTCCACACGGACTAGGATTGAATGCATTAGCAGAAAATGACGATTTATTCGAGTTCCTTAATGATGCATACAAACACTGCAAAGTTATTGGAGCAGATGGAGAAGCTTCAGAAATTCTTAGCAGTGCTCCATTTGCATCTAAAATTACAAATGACGATGAGGGAATTATTTTAACAAGCGAAGCAGCAACTGAAGGATTTGCTCAAGATTTTATCACTGCTATGACAAAACACCGTTTTTGGCAGCGTGAACCAAACTTATACAATTAA
- a CDS encoding YciE/YciF ferroxidase family protein: protein MKNSEKPIENKNVKNDKNFVEPASDAATELKELFIDSLKDIYWAENALVGALPKMADNATAPGLASAILEHLDVTQNQVKRLEQVFDLVGEKAEGKKCEAMAGLLKEGDSILLETTPGAVRDAGIIAASQKIEHYEIATYGTLVAFAKTLGENDAAKLLTQTLAEEKEADCVLNDVALNAVNIVAAE from the coding sequence ATGAAAAACTCAGAAAAACCTATAGAAAACAAGAACGTAAAAAACGATAAAAATTTTGTTGAACCAGCCTCTGACGCTGCAACAGAATTGAAAGAACTTTTTATTGACAGTCTTAAAGACATTTACTGGGCAGAAAATGCACTAGTAGGTGCCCTGCCAAAAATGGCCGACAATGCTACTGCTCCTGGACTTGCGAGTGCTATATTAGAACATCTTGATGTAACACAAAATCAAGTAAAAAGATTAGAGCAAGTTTTTGATCTTGTAGGCGAAAAAGCCGAAGGTAAAAAATGCGAAGCAATGGCAGGACTTCTTAAGGAAGGAGACAGTATTCTTTTAGAAACTACTCCTGGAGCTGTTAGAGATGCCGGAATAATCGCCGCGTCACAAAAAATAGAACATTACGAAATTGCAACATACGGAACCTTAGTGGCTTTTGCGAAGACACTAGGAGAAAACGATGCCGCAAAATTGTTAACACAAACCCTTGCAGAAGAAAAAGAAGCAGACTGCGTATTGAATGACGTAGCTTTAAATGCAGTAAATATTGTAGCTGCCGAATAA